Proteins from a genomic interval of Kitasatospora kifunensis:
- a CDS encoding MAB_1171c family putative transporter, translating to MTPLLMTALPMTAPPLPAPYLSAASAATNAPLPIGHVVVLAMLWLVTVWRLPAAVRNPRQRMLWTAFAGVTIMVTLGLPNLTAWVDATAGVHNIVVPIKHVISLVACAAMVAFVAETARPELAPRLRRPQLVVLLAAQLGLVVSFALIRQSSEVTDFYQAYPGSVPAAIYALIVACYLGSAMGVASWLFGTYALRAGAGWLRSGLWVLGVGTAAGFGYSVLRVCQVLLALFDQPMFLSASLLYGIEWLAIALVLLGSSLPAVGVALDALRAWRTVRGLRPLWASLTAAVPEVVLTAPLGRSPRVLLHRRVIEIRDAALVLAGYADDELRARAARAAEHASAGDSVQPGGPATGPAGGPVADLAPPERPRALTEALTEALWLRATCAQRLAGQVPAGGPAAEVAGSFADLDFETETCRVLRLAAAYHSPVADAFAHAETDIHAT from the coding sequence ATGACCCCCCTCCTGATGACGGCGCTGCCCATGACCGCCCCACCGCTGCCCGCTCCCTACCTGTCCGCCGCCTCGGCGGCCACCAACGCGCCCCTGCCGATCGGCCATGTGGTGGTGCTGGCCATGCTCTGGCTGGTGACCGTCTGGCGGCTGCCGGCGGCCGTCCGCAACCCGCGCCAGCGGATGCTGTGGACCGCCTTCGCCGGTGTGACGATCATGGTCACGCTGGGCCTGCCGAACCTGACCGCCTGGGTCGACGCGACCGCCGGTGTGCACAACATCGTGGTGCCGATCAAGCATGTGATCAGCCTGGTCGCCTGCGCGGCGATGGTCGCCTTCGTGGCCGAGACCGCCCGGCCCGAGCTGGCGCCCCGGCTGCGCAGGCCGCAGCTGGTCGTGCTGCTCGCGGCCCAGCTCGGACTGGTCGTCAGCTTCGCGCTGATCCGGCAGAGCAGCGAGGTCACCGACTTCTACCAGGCCTACCCGGGATCGGTGCCGGCCGCGATCTACGCGCTCATCGTGGCCTGCTACCTGGGGTCCGCGATGGGCGTGGCCAGTTGGCTCTTCGGGACGTACGCGCTGCGGGCCGGGGCCGGCTGGCTGCGCAGCGGGCTGTGGGTACTGGGTGTGGGTACGGCGGCCGGCTTCGGCTACTCCGTGCTGCGGGTCTGCCAGGTGCTGCTCGCCCTCTTCGACCAGCCGATGTTCCTGAGCGCCTCGCTGCTGTACGGCATCGAGTGGCTGGCCATCGCGCTCGTCCTGCTGGGCAGTTCGCTCCCGGCGGTCGGGGTCGCGCTCGATGCGCTGCGGGCCTGGCGCACGGTGCGCGGGCTGCGACCGCTGTGGGCCTCGCTCACCGCCGCGGTGCCCGAGGTGGTGCTGACCGCCCCGCTCGGGCGCAGCCCTCGGGTGCTGCTGCACCGCCGGGTGATCGAGATCAGGGACGCGGCCCTGGTGCTGGCCGGCTACGCCGACGACGAGTTGCGGGCCCGGGCGGCCCGAGCCGCCGAGCACGCGTCGGCCGGCGACTCGGTCCAGCCCGGCGGCCCGGCCACTGGCCCGGCCGGCGGCCCGGTGGCCGACCTCGCACCGCCCGAGCGGCCCCGGGCGCTGACCGAAGCGCTGACCGAGGCCCTGTGGCTGCGCGCCACCTGCGCACAGCGGCTGGCCGGCCAGGTCCCGGCGGGAGGCCCGGCGGCCGAGGTGGCGGGCAGCTTCGCGGACCTCGACTTCGAGACCGAGACCTGCCGCGTGCTCCGCCTGGCGGCCGCCTACCACTCGCCCGTCGCGGACGCCTTCGCCCACGCCGAGACCGACATCCACGCCACCTGA
- a CDS encoding helix-turn-helix domain-containing protein, whose protein sequence is MSMPEQAKDPRRTIAERLDHLFQEIHPAGRGPFSYHEVAHAIREQAGPDGPTVSHGTLQQIRTGAKTNPTVKTLEAVAAFFGVPVGYFLDDTVAERVDARVRELKAKATDPGTAEPAGGSAIASPATGSRKAPGRASAAASTPAPTPASAPADELADVLADSDIRAVAFRLAGLSPRALKGLRAIVDQVREVEGLPEVGRTKRGRSRSA, encoded by the coding sequence ATGTCGATGCCCGAGCAGGCCAAGGACCCCCGGCGCACCATCGCGGAGAGACTCGACCACCTCTTCCAGGAGATCCATCCGGCCGGACGCGGCCCGTTCAGCTACCACGAGGTGGCGCACGCGATCCGTGAGCAGGCCGGGCCCGACGGCCCGACCGTCTCGCACGGCACGCTCCAGCAGATCCGCACGGGCGCCAAGACCAACCCGACCGTGAAGACGCTGGAGGCCGTCGCGGCCTTCTTCGGGGTGCCGGTCGGCTACTTCCTGGACGACACGGTGGCGGAGCGGGTGGACGCCAGGGTGCGCGAGCTGAAGGCGAAGGCCACCGACCCCGGGACGGCCGAACCGGCTGGTGGGAGCGCTATCGCAAGCCCGGCCACCGGGTCTCGCAAGGCGCCCGGGCGGGCGTCCGCTGCTGCGTCCACCCCTGCGCCCACCCCTGCGTCCGCTCCGGCGGACGAACTGGCCGATGTGCTTGCTGACAGTGACATTCGCGCGGTCGCCTTCCGGCTGGCCGGCCTGTCCCCGCGTGCGCTCAAGGGGCTGCGGGCGATCGTCGACCAGGTCAGGGAGGTGGAAGGGCTGCCCGAGGTGGGCCGCACCAAGCGCGGGCGCAGCCGCTCGGCCTGA
- a CDS encoding HAD family hydrolase has protein sequence MTQAAVRPRLIATDLDGTLLCQGGTVSTRTATALTAAEEAGLQVVFVTGRPPRWLRLLSEHIGAHGVAICSNGGAVFDVRREQLLETFPLAADDARAVVGRLRERLPGTAFAFESAAGLTREPQYEALMWGDDKAGAVAPAAELLADATTDSAAGAAVGCYKILAKHPGLDPDHYLAEARAAIGPLAEITRSSSIALLEISASGVTKASTLARWCAEQGIDRTEVVAFGDMPNDLEMLAWAGTSYAVANAHPEVLAAVAQHTLSNQDDGVARVIEELITRTTTAF, from the coding sequence GTGACTCAGGCAGCCGTACGCCCCCGACTGATCGCCACCGACCTCGACGGCACGTTGCTGTGCCAGGGCGGTACCGTCTCCACCCGCACGGCCACCGCGCTGACGGCGGCCGAAGAGGCCGGCCTCCAGGTGGTCTTCGTCACCGGTCGCCCGCCGCGCTGGCTGCGGCTGCTGAGCGAGCACATCGGTGCCCACGGCGTGGCGATCTGCTCCAACGGTGGCGCCGTCTTCGACGTCCGGCGCGAGCAGCTGCTGGAGACCTTCCCGCTCGCCGCCGACGACGCCCGCGCGGTGGTCGGCCGGCTGCGTGAGCGGCTGCCCGGGACGGCCTTCGCCTTCGAGTCCGCGGCCGGCCTGACCCGCGAGCCGCAGTACGAGGCGCTGATGTGGGGCGACGACAAGGCAGGGGCGGTCGCCCCGGCCGCGGAGCTGCTGGCGGACGCCACCACCGACAGCGCCGCGGGCGCGGCCGTGGGCTGCTACAAGATCCTGGCCAAGCACCCGGGGCTGGACCCCGACCACTACCTCGCCGAGGCCCGCGCGGCCATCGGCCCGCTCGCCGAGATCACCCGCTCCAGCTCGATCGCCCTGCTGGAGATCAGCGCGAGCGGCGTCACCAAGGCCAGCACGCTGGCCCGCTGGTGCGCCGAGCAGGGGATCGACCGCACCGAGGTGGTGGCCTTCGGCGACATGCCCAACGACCTGGAGATGCTCGCCTGGGCCGGCACCTCCTACGCGGTCGCCAACGCCCACCCCGAGGTGCTGGCCGCCGTGGCCCAACACACCCTGAGCAACCAGGACGACGGCGTGGCCCGGGTGATCGAAGAGCTGATCACCCGGACCACGACGGCGTTCTGA